The DNA window GATGATTTCGttcttaaatatgttaaacctATCTTGAACTTGTTACATGAATCAAACTCAACTTATGTGGTGAATGCGTTTCATTCTTTCTCATCTGAACAAGCTCTGAAAATGGCGTCCACCCATTCCGATTCAGTCAAAACCCTTGGAGATTTCGGGAACATCAATGTCCTAATTGCTAAAAACATAAAGGGTTACGAACCCAATAAAAGAATGTTATCATCAATTGATTCCGTTTCAGTTGTGCATCCTTTTCCTTCTAAACGGCCAAGAGAAAACCCGGCCCCGGCTTCGTCGGCGTTTCCCCCCTCCGATTACCCATTTCCGGCGTACGAACCCCAACCCAATCTACCACCATTGATCGGAACAATATCTCCTGTTTTCTCTCCGGCGAATCCACCACAATGGGGGTTTAACAATCTGCCGCCTTGTAACCCTTGGAACGGAGGAGGGGTGGCGCCGGCTCCGGCGGCGGCGGGAGGGTTGTGGTGTGTGGCGAAGGCGTCTGTGCCGGTGGAAACGCTGCAAGAAGCTATGGATTATGCTTGTGGAGAAGGAGGAGGTGATTGTGAAGAGATTCAGGCGAAAGGGAGATGTTTTGAACCGGATAATGTTTTGGCTCATGCTTCATATGCATTTAACAGTTATTGGCAGAAACATAAGAGGATTGGTGGCACTTGTAATTTCGGAGGGACTGCAATTCTTGTCAATTCTGACccaagtaagttttttttattattattacatgttTTAATCCCACAAATTTACCTTAAATTAATCTGTTTTATCCAACCCAATTGAATTTCAGACAGGTTTTATATGTGGGTTTAGTGCCCAAGAAAAAGGGTTActatcaaaatacaaaatatttgtcaccTATATATCTTAAGAAGGCCATTGGAGGGtgttctttaaaataataaaccctaattaaaaaaCAAGTGAATTACATTAATATTGCTTTCACCTTATTGGATTtgggttatttatttaaagagtaatgatatagGGAATAATGTGTTATTCTATTAGTAGAATGAAAAATTGAACATTcctttttattagattttcatttcttttcaaaatttcatacatatatcattactcttatttaaataaatatatatttaatttattttgtttagtatttttgtaaaaagttaatttattgtTTGAAAATTGTAAGGgatattaatgtttaaaaaaatgataaaatatatatatatatatggttattTTGACTGATAATTGATTGATTAAGAATGTTGtctatttaaagattatttaaataatttctcctGGAAAAATCTTATTCACTagaaacaattatatattaatgaatattttaatttgatagatTATATAAGTAATCACTCTTAGTGATGTGATGGTTGGTTGAGTTTTGGTTAAACTATCCATTCTTTATAATCTAATTATGGTtgaattattcaattaatttgaaccatttgaaaaaaaaatggttgagttttgattgaaataaatatttgattttgtgttgGTTAATAAACATGGAtcaaaactaaatttagtcAACAAACCACAATTGATGGTATTTTAGGTGAAAATTGGATGagaaaactgtttttttttaatttttttataaattttgattggtTTCTATTTTTGAAATAGATTACGATGTTTCCATGCAAATGCAGGTTTTCGTGGATGTAGATTCGCTATGAGTTAGAGCTGGCGGAGAAGAAGAgacaagaaaaagaagaagcaaCGTATCCATTAAGAATGGGCTTTATTTTGTCTGTTTTCTGtgtaattttgaattttagtgtttttttttgttattctaTCTCATCATTAACTTAACTTAGGTCTTGTATCAATTAGTATCTTAACTATGGATCTACATGGTTAGTCTGATTCGgcttataagtttatataagtCGAAATTGTATAATAAGATATTGCAGTATTTTTGCGTACAAGTGtcgtttataaataaattcatcaaaGGGTCATGCACTAATGAGCACATTGAACTATTCATGTGCCTGAAAGTCATCGCATAACGACACAATTATCGGCAGGGGTGTGCTCTACCCGCCCGCTCAACTAATGACATCAAAACAAACGCAGGATCTACCAAGCCGGATTATACacaaaatcacttttttttttttttcctttttagcCCCATGTCTCTTATCCTTAAGAGGTCTTTCTCCACTGacaagttttttcaaaaactctaTTTATTCTAGTGTTGATGGCCGGGAAAACAAATctctatttcttaattttaatagGACTCCATTACTTAGAAAAAATGAGTCACTGATTCCGGTACAAGATACTATCATTATTGCCTAAAAAATTATAGGTCCAACCCGCAACAACCCAATTGCAAGAGCGGAGCTGAAGTGATCTATTAATATACTAATAAGTCGTTTCAGGGTAGTTTTGTTTATCGTCATCAACTCACCTAAACATTTAgtgaataagttaaataatcttaaacaaataaaaataataaatttgtacatTCAAATAAACTACCAAACAAATTACTTAAACTGaatcaaactaattaatttcggacaattaaaaaattgtcaaataaatttataaatttgtctgTTGTCTCATAtgagaaatatttataaaggCACTAtcccttaaaaaaaatacataagtGGGCCGAAAAGTAATATGGAATGAAAGTATGGACTATAAAGTATGGACTATAGAAACAGATTAAATTTTAGTAAGGGTCAGCCCATATAATGTGAGGAAATATTGGGCCTTCACATCATCTCTAAACCCAATATCTCATGGATTCAATCAGTCCAATAGCTATTTCctgatttaacttcattttttccttattactttatttaaaagttattagttataaatttttatgttattttttaaaataaataaattaacttaattaaaaattaataatattaagaaaagtatatttacaaaattaattaaataaattcatttattttaataaatattttttttcaatataaatataaattcacatttatttgataaaatcatataaaagtATAGAATccaaatttttataaacttgtaaaGCTTAACTATAGTCATTagtctctttaaaaaaaattaaattattttaattaacttaattaccACCTACAATTGCACAACTCTACAATGTGTaccttttcaaaaataattaatttaacattttttttttctttgattaaCTATTAacttatcatttttcatattataaatcaatcaaacaatcacatcattaatcacatttttatataaaatggaAAAGTAAATTAATGTTTGTCTACATAGTCTAGTAAATTCATTTACAAttataacatcatttttattaacttcaattaaatttataaacaattattaaaagtgaaaaaaataggatttttttattattaaaaaaaggtaAATAAATGTAGATAAGAGTATAGAAATGTATGTACATAGATGGATATTgagaagataaagaagaagTGGTTGAAATATTGGAAATGGGCATGAAAAGGACTTTGTCCTAAATAGTCCACGACATGAACTCTTACATCTCTTTGTCACCACATAAACACCAGAGAATTTGGATATGAACTTGGTTTCATGCACaagaattcaaataaataatattatttttttgaaaaaactaacAATATCTTACAATCATAGAATTTGGTAAGGATTGAATACTATACATTTCTTTTTTTAGATAAGAAAGGACAAAAAAGAAGAACAATATATAAGCAATCAACTATTGTCACAAAAATAACCCTGTTACTctatattattgaataaattgataattaatacataaatatatatttacaataattgtgattcaagagaaaaaaaacataCTATTTTGATGAATATCCCAAGAGATGTTGTAATCACCTCTAATTTGATCAGAACATATGTGCTCATTTGATTTGTGTTGTTATAGtagttttaagaaaaataatttattaagtattaagcTAAATTATGTTAAGCCAAaaatcaaaacatgaaaatgtaaAATGAAGTATAAAAATGAATCAAATGCATTGTTATTATGAAAACTATATTACAAATTAAAGTGAGTTATAAACTTATTACTTGAATTTGAggtaaagttaaaatatattatattatgatactaaaataatattttataataaaatatatttaattattaaaatatatataatatattaattattactatatatatttatgtacttcattttttataaaagaaaactaatttattaataacatttttctcTGTTTATACACTAGTTATTCTGTCTTCTTTTGCTTTTGTTGGTGACAACCAATCGTAATAGACAAAGAATTTTTATCTCtatatagttattattatagtatagtgatatttaattaattattttcaattttcatcTATTTAGATCtttatatgattataaataatgaTGAGTAATTCTTGAATTAGTATGTCAGATTAAtctataaaacatattaattaatatatgaatacacataattataaatataaaaaaaaaaatagagtccATTACAGAACAATATATGTTCGAATCCTCACTGGTCTAAATTTATAGAGTAATTAAGAaatggaagaatgtcaattttgttTACAAAGTTGGAGCGAGGTGTCAATTTTGTTTATGAAGTTGcaaaattctatttttgtatataaagttgtcaaaatgtttcaaaattaaataaaataacggCAACCATTTAACGGGGTTAATTGGCATACACGTGGCATACAGGTGGCatccatatatttattttatatatttatttatttttttgtttaaaataaaactcagtaaataaatcaataaaattaccctcttttttttttacagacCTAATTACCTTCTCCGTTCACGTTCACAGCAGCCGTCATCATCAATCTCTTCATCAGCCCGCCGTCGCCGCCCTCTTCACAGTCGTGGTCGTCGCCGCCCTCTTCACCAGTAGTGGTCGTCGCCGCTCTCTTCACCCTCCTTACAAGCAACCTTCGTCGTAACCCTCGTCACGGCAACCCAAATATGAACGGACGAGAAGAAAGGTTAGTTTTATCCTCCCTAATTTCTCTTGATGAATGTACAAATTAGATCATCTTAATTGCTGAAAACACCGGTTAGTTAATTAgatcttttataataataatctcaAGCATTGCGTTTGATTTAGGTTTCCTTTTCCTTTCGTTACAGTTGTTGTTTAATGGATCAAGAGTTACATAAACCTAAAcctattatgtttataaaaaaatagttacagAATCCTGAATCTTCACATTTGAGGGTCTCTTGGACAACCAAtcggttcttcttcttcaactcgTCCAAGAGACCCTCAAATGTGAAGATTTAGGATTttgtaactatttttttataaacataataggTTTAGGTTTATGTAACTCTTGATCCATTAAACAACAACTGTAACGAAAGGAAAAGGAAACCTAAATCAAACGCAATGCTtgagattattattataaaagatcTAATTAACTAACCGGTGTTTTCAGCAATTAAGATGATCTAATTTGTACATTCATCAAGAGAAATTAGGGAGGATAAAACTAACCTTTCTTCTCGTCCGTTCATATTTGGGTTGCCGCGACGAGGGTTACGACGAAGGTTGCTTGTAAGGAGGGTGAAGAGAGCGGCGACGACCACTACTGGTGAAGAGGGCGGCGACGACCACGACTGTGAAGAGGGCGGCGACGGCGGGCTGATGAAGAGATTGATGATGGCGGCTGCTGTGAACGTGAACGGAGAAGGTAATTAGGTCTGTAAAAAAAAAGAGggtaattttattgatttatttactgagttttattttaaacaaaaaaataaataaatatataaaataaatatgtggaTGCCACCTGTATGCCATGTGTATGCCAATTAACCCTGTTAAATGGTTGccgttattttatttaattttgaaacattttgacaactttatatacaaaaatagaattttgCAATTTCATAAACAAAATTGACACCTCGCTCCAACTTTGTAaacaaaattgacattcttcccaattAAGAAATTGAGCTCaactaatataaaatgataagggatatatataaagtataaatttggaaaaattaaaaaaaaatatttgagaaataattgttatatttgTGAAGTCgtgaaaaaaaagacaaattatATATACCAATAGTTTTatgcttaattatttttttatgtattttaactCAATTCtatttatcttataatatatttttaatttacatccTACTAATATGAATGaccttattttcaaaataatttaattagatccgcaatttattattaatattttgtattataatcatttatttatttgaatattttaattaaataatttaaatgtaataattaGTATGTAAGtatatatcattaaaattaaattatgatgtccaaatatgaaaattaattatataattttttaattctttttatcgtagaaaaataataaacctATATTAATAACTTCGATTTTCATTTAAGATATCTTGAATATCTTATTAactaaagttaattatataattatttgaataataggATAATAATGGATAAAATCATACCTCAAAAATTATTTAGGTAAGTATTTAGTCTATTATCAACcaatattgatttattataataaatttactgAATAATGTTGAGTGTggttgattttgaaaaagtaatatattttgtttgatataatgaataaaataagaatGTGGTGCGAAATATATTTGttgtatttgattttgttttttgacggttaaatttgttttcattgtTAACTATAGTTATTAGGAATTTTTCGAGAGCTCCTCAGGGATCATATAGAGTGATTCACTCTCTCCTTTTTATTTGTCATTGTTATGGAAGctttttaaaaatgatagtTTTCGCAAAAAAAAACTCGGGACTCGTCTGTGGAATGAGTTGTGGGTCAAAAAGATATCATTTTGGTATattacatttttgacatatcACATTTGATTTTCGCTAATTACACGCTTTGCATGGTTTATACtacctaaataaattttaaacatttttgtgatattttatgtaaattgtctagatggaaaagtaaaataatctaGAAAGGGTTTAGTTAATCTtcattaagagtgtgttgtcatTTATGCCCACATATATATGATGTCTTTATTCATTCTTCCCAAGAATGTGGCGGTGAAATTaaagagaataatgtgtaattTTTTATGTGATTTTCTAACtcgttttgtcatttaattagttgggataaggttaaatattttaaagatcaaAGATGTCTgaatattcgagatcttatttcattaataagtctcttttataaaaaatagtatagtATATTTGTAACGGAGTTGGATAGTCTTTAGGCATCGTTAATAATCTAGTAGGGTGTAGCATTTGGAagagaatttattttatgtggaaATGTTTTTGTGAATaatctagattcattgtggaAGATGGTttctttgattaatttttagaaCGACATTTAGTGTaatgtcaaaagtctagctacgacATATCATGAGCTTGTTTCCATTGTTATATGTAGA is part of the Impatiens glandulifera chromosome 1, dImpGla2.1, whole genome shotgun sequence genome and encodes:
- the LOC124922271 gene encoding glucan endo-1,3-beta-glucosidase 12 isoform X1, translated to MMQPWFLPLLTLCFISFISAGSSQIPVQYFTLHDPSSPTKSLMAVSIETEDLHEISTSLLAAETWLRDHVFPHYPSSKIASIVVGYSVFCNRNHENQMGLVLPSMKNIFHSLTRWGLEKEIKVSAAFSSNCLYSFSFRNRDDFVLKYVKPILNLLHESNSTYVVNAFHSFSSEQALKMASTHSDSVKTLGDFGNINVLIAKNIKGYEPNKRMLSSIDSVSVVHPFPSKRPRENPAPASSAFPPSDYPFPAYEPQPNLPPLIGTISPVFSPANPPQWGFNNLPPCNPWNGGGVAPAPAAAGGLWCVAKASVPVETLQEAMDYACGEGGGDCEEIQAKGRCFEPDNVLAHASYAFNSYWQKHKRIGGTCNFGGTAILVNSDPSFRGCRFAMS
- the LOC124922271 gene encoding glucan endo-1,3-beta-glucosidase 12 isoform X2, coding for MMQPWFLPLLTLCFISFISGSSQIPVQYFTLHDPSSPTKSLMAVSIETEDLHEISTSLLAAETWLRDHVFPHYPSSKIASIVVGYSVFCNRNHENQMGLVLPSMKNIFHSLTRWGLEKEIKVSAAFSSNCLYSFSFRNRDDFVLKYVKPILNLLHESNSTYVVNAFHSFSSEQALKMASTHSDSVKTLGDFGNINVLIAKNIKGYEPNKRMLSSIDSVSVVHPFPSKRPRENPAPASSAFPPSDYPFPAYEPQPNLPPLIGTISPVFSPANPPQWGFNNLPPCNPWNGGGVAPAPAAAGGLWCVAKASVPVETLQEAMDYACGEGGGDCEEIQAKGRCFEPDNVLAHASYAFNSYWQKHKRIGGTCNFGGTAILVNSDPSFRGCRFAMS